A window of Streptomyces sp. DG1A-41 contains these coding sequences:
- a CDS encoding alpha/beta hydrolase → MTEQAHGSRRSGTRAPRRRLPRLRIAVAAAVSFAVAGTAAQVMAAQPDGSDGQPPVPSLSWSDCQGGFECANADVPLDYRDPQGRTITLAVIRKKAPDQAGRKGALFLQPGGPGNSGVDFVRGNYAELPAALRDSFDVFGYDVRGVGRSSPVTCWDDPTYAQAITAAKGVPGPDAYEPAVRQAAAFGQACQDNAGELVPYVGTEYVARDIDLLRQALGEERLTYYGRSFGSYIGTVYAAMFPERVRALALDGAYDPEHYANRPYAYDRPQYLALDGAMSRFLAWCKADQDTCGFGDGDPRGAFEKLKADLDANPVPTANGGQANGYTLVYRLLFNINEGKVIWPSLGEALRKAQQRDNTSFLLRPPSSASYDFLNPNVVVECVDKAYPSDPALLKRQVTTNARLAPLLGPALAYGPPLYDHQHATACAQWPGERVSRYDGSFRAEGSAPILVLGTTGDPDTPYRDAVALSRELDNGRLLTFEAEGHTAFGRSACATDAVTGYLVDLKVPARGTTCADETQPPSSTPKVAPPGTTLGELRNGVNDRLDRLGVLR, encoded by the coding sequence GTGACCGAGCAAGCTCATGGATCCAGACGGTCCGGCACCCGCGCGCCGCGCAGACGCCTCCCACGCCTGAGGATCGCCGTCGCCGCCGCCGTCTCCTTCGCTGTCGCCGGAACCGCCGCCCAGGTGATGGCCGCCCAGCCGGACGGGAGCGACGGTCAGCCGCCCGTGCCGTCCCTGTCCTGGTCCGACTGCCAGGGCGGCTTCGAGTGCGCGAACGCCGACGTACCGCTGGACTACCGCGACCCGCAGGGCAGGACCATCACCCTGGCGGTCATCCGCAAGAAGGCCCCGGACCAGGCCGGGAGGAAGGGCGCTCTCTTCCTCCAGCCCGGCGGGCCCGGCAACTCCGGCGTGGACTTCGTGCGCGGCAACTACGCCGAGCTGCCCGCCGCCCTGCGCGACTCCTTCGACGTCTTCGGGTACGACGTACGCGGCGTCGGGCGCAGTTCACCGGTCACGTGCTGGGACGACCCGACGTACGCGCAGGCCATCACCGCGGCCAAGGGCGTCCCCGGCCCGGACGCCTACGAGCCCGCCGTGCGCCAGGCCGCCGCGTTCGGCCAGGCCTGCCAGGACAACGCGGGCGAGCTGGTGCCGTACGTGGGCACCGAGTACGTCGCCCGTGACATCGACCTGCTGCGTCAGGCTCTCGGTGAGGAGCGACTGACCTACTACGGGCGGTCGTTCGGGAGTTACATCGGCACCGTCTACGCCGCCATGTTCCCCGAGCGGGTGCGCGCGCTCGCGCTCGACGGCGCTTACGACCCCGAGCACTACGCGAACCGGCCGTACGCCTACGACCGGCCCCAGTACCTCGCCCTGGACGGCGCGATGAGCCGCTTCCTCGCCTGGTGCAAGGCCGACCAGGACACGTGCGGCTTCGGCGACGGCGACCCGCGGGGCGCGTTCGAGAAGCTCAAGGCCGACCTCGACGCCAACCCCGTACCGACGGCCAACGGCGGGCAGGCGAACGGCTACACCCTCGTCTACCGCCTGCTGTTCAACATCAACGAGGGCAAGGTCATCTGGCCCTCCCTCGGCGAGGCCCTGCGCAAGGCCCAGCAGCGCGACAACACCTCCTTCCTGCTCCGGCCGCCTTCATCGGCCAGCTACGACTTCCTCAACCCGAACGTGGTCGTCGAGTGCGTCGACAAGGCCTACCCGAGCGACCCGGCCCTGCTGAAGCGGCAGGTCACCACCAACGCCAGGCTGGCGCCGCTGCTCGGACCGGCCCTGGCGTACGGTCCGCCGCTCTACGACCACCAGCACGCCACCGCCTGCGCCCAGTGGCCCGGCGAGCGGGTCAGCCGCTACGACGGTTCCTTCCGGGCGGAGGGCTCCGCGCCGATCCTCGTGCTCGGCACCACCGGAGACCCGGACACCCCCTACCGGGACGCGGTGGCCCTGTCCCGGGAGCTGGACAACGGCCGGCTGCTCACCTTCGAGGCCGAGGGGCACACCGCCTTCGGGCGCAGCGCCTGCGCGACGGACGCGGTCACCGGCTACCTGGTGGACCTGAAGGTGCCGGCGCGCGGCACGACCTGCGCGGACGAGACCCAGCCGCCGTCCTCCACGCCGAAGGTGGCCCCGCCCGGCACGACCCTCGGTGAGCTCCGCAACGGTGTGAACGACCGCCTGGACCGCCTCGGCGTCCTGCGCTGA
- a CDS encoding VOC family protein: MGSRLNPYIACNGNARQAMEFYQQVFGGELEMGTVADFGSPESPDADRVMHARLDTPDGYTLMAWDVPEGVPYHPGNDVAVYLGGDDGELRGRFEKLSAGGTVTMPLEKQAWGDEAGALVDRFGITWMVNITLR, encoded by the coding sequence ATGGGGTCTCGACTCAACCCGTACATCGCGTGCAACGGGAACGCGCGGCAGGCGATGGAGTTCTACCAGCAGGTGTTCGGCGGCGAGTTGGAGATGGGCACGGTCGCGGATTTCGGCTCGCCGGAGTCGCCCGACGCCGACAGGGTCATGCACGCCCGGCTCGACACCCCGGACGGATACACGCTCATGGCCTGGGACGTGCCGGAGGGGGTGCCCTACCACCCGGGCAACGATGTCGCGGTGTACCTCGGCGGCGACGACGGCGAACTCCGCGGCCGCTTTGAGAAGTTGTCCGCCGGAGGCACCGTGACGATGCCTCTGGAGAAGCAGGCGTGGGGTGACGAGGCCGGCGCGCTCGTGGACCGGTTCGGGATCACCTGGATGGTCAACATCACCCTGCGGTGA
- a CDS encoding MarR family transcriptional regulator, producing MNNGSSARNHPDPVAVGTLLRHVLELLDGDVAKVYEEQGLAEYRPRFSPVVRALLAEGPLSVRDLAAAVGVTHSAASQTAAQMARAGLVTHTPDPLDARRRLVGLTPKARALLPRIEAEWEATVAAMAELDSELSMPLGELLRQVAEAVGRRPFRERVAAAYRAEGAARRRGQRPVT from the coding sequence GTGAACAACGGGAGCAGCGCGAGGAACCACCCGGATCCGGTCGCCGTAGGAACTCTGCTCCGCCACGTCCTGGAGCTGCTGGACGGCGACGTGGCCAAGGTCTACGAGGAGCAGGGCCTGGCCGAGTACCGGCCGCGCTTCTCCCCGGTCGTACGGGCACTCCTGGCCGAAGGCCCGCTGTCGGTCCGGGACTTGGCCGCTGCGGTCGGTGTCACGCACTCGGCCGCGAGCCAGACGGCGGCGCAGATGGCCCGCGCGGGCCTGGTCACCCACACTCCCGACCCGCTGGACGCCCGCCGCCGCCTGGTCGGCCTCACGCCGAAGGCCCGTGCCCTGCTGCCACGGATCGAGGCGGAGTGGGAGGCCACGGTGGCGGCGATGGCGGAGCTGGACTCGGAGCTTTCGATGCCGTTGGGGGAGTTGCTGAGGCAGGTGGCGGAGGCGGTGGGCCGGCGGCCGTTCCGGGAGCGGGTCGCGGCGGCGTACCGGGCCGAGGGGGCGGCCCGCCGTCGTGGTCAGCGGCCGGTCACGTAG
- a CDS encoding WYL domain-containing protein, which produces MRADRLVSLVLLLRQRGRLSATALARELEVSTRTVLRDIEALSAAGVPVHAERGRHGGFALLPGFRTELTGLNHDEALALLVAGSRRGAQAFGLGSALASAMLKVVDALPESHRDTAAAVAERLLIDPETDLLSRRPVAEEVPGPIAAEVRRAVFAGHKLRIHYAAVDRTPTWRTVDPIGLVTVRDQGYLLATRSGADRTYRLSRILAAEELAEPAQRPDRVDLDRAWQERSTRFRTGGDQVTVLVRLDPARREDLVGTALAVLAEEADADGRLRLEVTFQDARHAEWALWQLATDAEALAPQWLRTALRDRAAAVATRYEASS; this is translated from the coding sequence ATGCGCGCCGACCGGTTGGTCTCACTGGTTCTGCTGCTGCGCCAGCGCGGTCGGCTGTCCGCGACCGCACTGGCCCGCGAGCTGGAGGTATCCACCCGCACCGTGCTGCGCGACATCGAGGCGCTGTCCGCCGCCGGCGTCCCGGTCCACGCCGAACGGGGCCGGCACGGCGGTTTCGCGTTGCTGCCCGGCTTCCGGACCGAGCTCACCGGACTGAACCACGACGAGGCCCTTGCCCTGCTGGTCGCCGGATCACGGCGCGGCGCGCAGGCGTTCGGCCTCGGCTCGGCGCTCGCTTCGGCCATGCTCAAGGTGGTCGACGCGCTCCCCGAAAGCCATCGGGACACCGCGGCCGCCGTGGCCGAGCGACTGCTCATCGACCCCGAGACCGACCTCCTCTCGCGTCGGCCGGTCGCCGAGGAGGTGCCCGGCCCCATAGCGGCCGAGGTCCGGCGCGCGGTGTTCGCCGGACACAAGCTGCGCATCCACTACGCGGCGGTGGACCGGACCCCGACATGGCGCACGGTGGACCCGATCGGCCTGGTCACCGTACGCGACCAGGGTTACTTGCTGGCCACGAGGTCCGGCGCGGACCGCACCTACCGGCTGTCCCGGATCCTGGCCGCCGAGGAACTCGCCGAACCCGCGCAGCGACCGGACCGGGTCGATTTGGACCGGGCCTGGCAGGAACGCAGCACACGGTTCCGAACCGGCGGCGACCAAGTCACCGTGCTGGTACGACTGGACCCGGCGCGACGGGAGGACCTGGTGGGCACCGCGCTGGCCGTCCTCGCCGAAGAAGCCGACGCGGACGGCCGGCTGCGGCTGGAGGTGACCTTCCAGGATGCGAGGCACGCCGAGTGGGCGCTGTGGCAGCTCGCCACGGACGCGGAAGCCCTGGCCCCGCAGTGGCTGCGCACCGCCCTGCGCGACCGCGCCGCCGCGGTCGCCACCCGCTACGAAGCGTCCTCCTGA
- a CDS encoding glycoside hydrolase family 97 catalytic domain-containing protein encodes MRAPGEREEPAADGTAGHPTPASRRAVLKGAAVTAGLAAAGIATTGPARAAGDDRPGRPQSVTARMGGTSVTLSLVDGALRWSARRDARTVIAPSALGLRLGDGTVLGSDVRVTGERYGTHRTTWTPVYGRNATVTDHYQEQRWDLQDRASGIRFGVQVRAYRTGIALRYLLLDEGTATIADELTTFVFPDGTTVYSARDENAYEPVAPGSLPVTGTAGTDNGPLTDLPLTATLTGGLIACVCESARVDYPRLMLGSVAGEPHTLSAFLMEHTARGTGPVETTSTVTTPFATPWRAVVIGATHAELVDHAELVLNLAPPNALPDTSWIKPGKVFRCELTTAAGLAGVDFAVARGLEYIEYDAGWYGPEFTTPDATEPIAAIDLPSVISYATSRGVGLFLYVNRLALTDADSLFALYESWGVRGIKLGFINDGTQSMTNQIIDWAKTAAKYQLLIDMHDDVRPFGYERTYPNWISLEGVRGNEQFPTATHNVTLPFARNIGGPMDYTICYGQSRDKTTNAHQMAMAAVYYQPLNFLFWYDRPSKYNNPANWPGLPWFNAVPVTWDESRTLAGAIGEYIAVARRSGSTWYLGAMTDESSRTLSLPLSFLGSGTHTATVYADGTPGSSPFRTPVVVSTRTVTAADTLDVAMAPAGGQAVVLTPG; translated from the coding sequence ATGAGAGCTCCGGGAGAACGGGAAGAGCCCGCCGCGGACGGAACGGCCGGCCACCCGACGCCCGCGTCCCGCCGGGCCGTGCTCAAGGGCGCGGCCGTCACCGCCGGACTGGCCGCGGCCGGGATCGCCACGACCGGCCCGGCCCGCGCCGCGGGCGACGACCGGCCGGGCCGCCCTCAGAGCGTCACCGCCCGCATGGGAGGCACCTCCGTCACCCTGTCCCTGGTGGACGGCGCGCTGCGCTGGTCCGCCCGCCGCGACGCCCGGACGGTGATCGCCCCGTCGGCCCTGGGCCTCCGGCTCGGCGACGGCACCGTCCTCGGCAGTGATGTCAGGGTGACCGGGGAGCGGTACGGCACCCACCGCACCACCTGGACCCCGGTCTACGGCCGCAACGCGACCGTCACCGACCACTACCAGGAACAGCGCTGGGACCTTCAGGACCGGGCCTCGGGCATCCGCTTCGGCGTCCAGGTCCGCGCGTACAGGACGGGCATCGCCCTGCGCTACCTCCTCCTCGACGAGGGCACCGCCACCATCGCCGACGAGCTGACGACGTTCGTCTTCCCCGACGGCACCACCGTCTACAGCGCCCGCGACGAGAACGCCTACGAGCCGGTCGCGCCGGGTTCCCTACCGGTCACCGGCACGGCCGGCACGGACAACGGGCCGCTCACCGACCTCCCCCTCACCGCCACTCTCACCGGCGGGCTCATCGCCTGCGTCTGCGAGTCCGCGCGGGTGGACTACCCCCGGCTGATGCTCGGCTCGGTCGCCGGCGAGCCCCACACCCTCTCCGCCTTCCTGATGGAGCACACCGCCCGCGGCACCGGCCCCGTGGAGACGACCTCGACCGTCACCACGCCCTTCGCCACACCGTGGCGCGCGGTGGTGATCGGCGCCACCCACGCCGAACTGGTCGACCACGCCGAGCTGGTGCTCAACCTGGCCCCGCCGAACGCCCTCCCCGACACCTCCTGGATCAAGCCGGGCAAGGTCTTCCGCTGCGAGCTGACCACCGCCGCCGGCCTGGCGGGCGTCGACTTCGCCGTGGCCCGGGGACTCGAGTACATCGAGTACGACGCCGGCTGGTACGGCCCCGAGTTCACCACCCCGGACGCCACCGAGCCCATCGCCGCGATCGACCTGCCGTCGGTCATCTCGTACGCCACGAGCAGGGGCGTCGGCCTCTTCCTCTACGTCAACCGGCTCGCGCTGACCGACGCGGACTCCCTCTTCGCCCTCTACGAGAGCTGGGGCGTGCGGGGCATCAAGCTGGGCTTCATCAACGACGGCACCCAGTCCATGACCAACCAGATCATCGACTGGGCGAAGACGGCGGCCAAGTACCAGCTGCTGATCGACATGCACGACGACGTCCGGCCGTTCGGCTACGAACGGACGTACCCGAACTGGATCAGCCTGGAAGGCGTACGCGGCAACGAGCAGTTCCCGACCGCCACGCACAACGTGACCCTGCCGTTCGCGCGCAACATCGGCGGCCCGATGGACTACACGATCTGCTACGGCCAGTCCCGCGACAAGACGACCAACGCCCACCAGATGGCGATGGCCGCGGTGTACTACCAGCCCCTCAACTTCCTCTTCTGGTACGACAGGCCGTCCAAGTACAACAACCCGGCCAACTGGCCCGGCCTGCCGTGGTTCAACGCCGTGCCGGTGACCTGGGACGAGAGCCGCACCCTGGCCGGAGCGATCGGCGAGTACATCGCGGTCGCCCGCCGAAGCGGCTCCACCTGGTACCTGGGCGCGATGACCGACGAGTCGTCCAGGACGCTGTCCCTGCCTCTGTCCTTCCTCGGCAGCGGCACCCACACGGCGACGGTCTACGCCGACGGCACCCCGGGCTCCAGCCCGTTCCGGACTCCGGTCGTGGTCAGCACCCGGACCGTCACCGCCGCCGACACGCTCGACGTGGCCATGGCCCCGGCGGGCGGCCAGGCGGTCGTCCTGACGCCGGGCTGA
- a CDS encoding DUF1062 domain-containing protein, with translation MLTNWVVAPTCPPLVRRRCHACASERFRASGKFRVNANHKLIDAWLLVLCTACGDTAKLTLLERMNVRSVRPELLDRLHDNDLGLAAELLQDPVVRRRNRIALDWDNAWRLDTGGSDHQDRWTTDHQDREVMDVSVRFAARIPVRPVRLIAEGCGLSRAEVERLITEGRLVSAGRLSGKLSGDFTFTLKR, from the coding sequence GTGCTCACCAACTGGGTGGTCGCGCCCACCTGCCCGCCACTCGTTCGCCGTCGTTGCCACGCGTGTGCGTCCGAGCGCTTCAGGGCAAGCGGAAAGTTCCGCGTCAACGCGAACCACAAGCTCATCGACGCCTGGCTCCTCGTGCTCTGTACCGCTTGCGGGGACACGGCAAAGCTCACGCTTCTGGAGCGGATGAACGTGCGCTCCGTACGGCCCGAGTTGCTGGACCGGCTGCATGACAACGACCTCGGCCTGGCGGCCGAGCTGCTCCAGGATCCGGTCGTGCGGCGCCGTAATCGCATCGCCCTCGACTGGGACAACGCCTGGCGCCTCGACACCGGCGGATCGGATCACCAGGACCGCTGGACAACGGATCACCAGGACCGCGAGGTGATGGACGTCTCGGTCCGCTTCGCGGCGCGGATCCCGGTCCGGCCGGTGCGACTGATCGCTGAAGGCTGCGGTCTTTCGCGGGCCGAGGTCGAACGACTGATCACGGAGGGGAGACTCGTCTCGGCAGGCCGGCTGAGCGGCAAGCTCTCCGGCGACTTCACCTTCACGCTCAAGCGCTGA
- a CDS encoding MMPL family transporter: MNSLSVRVARWSARHPWRAIAGWLVFVALCLGVGSAVGTNSAKTADYRVGEAGRAEALAAEAHLERRAAEQVLISSRSGGVLDEGAARAAADDLTERMRRLPEVAGVAGPLLSEDRRVLMVEVALKGEERDAKDKVDALVAQTSAVQKSHPGLLLEETGSPSVSKGVDQQRSDDLALSEAITLPVTLLTLMVVFGSVTMAGVPLLLALSSIAAAVGLSMVVSHVSPDAGVGTNVILMIGLAVGVDYTLFYLKREREERARSGGRLSSEALVELAAATSGRAVVVSGLAVVASTATLYLASDVIFSSLATGTIVVVLVAVASSLTALPALLVKLGRRADRRALRRAERGKAVRRVRGGTGGGRAWSALLRPAARHPLATLCVSVVALLALVVPLAGLKITEMSRDTHSRDIPAMQVYDRLNEAFPEQRVTHQVVVRADASRSAEVGDALREVARRAAADPLFTDASRIRSSADDRTSTLELKVPYLGNSDEAYDSLDRLRDDFLPATVGRITGAEYGVSGDVARYADYPAHQNGKLPLVLGALLLVTFAMTVYAFRSVVLGLLGVALNLLSAAAALGLLVLVFQGTWAEGLLDFRSSGSIGSRVPLFLFVILFGLSMDYQVFVVSRIREAVLEGVPTRQAVLDGIRSSASVVTSAAVVMTTVFAGFVFLHIIEMKQMGFVLAAAVLIDAFVVRIMVLPAAMLLLGEASWWPSRPGRRATAGPEKRSSSRPAVDVR, translated from the coding sequence ATGAACTCATTATCTGTGCGGGTGGCGCGCTGGAGTGCGCGGCATCCCTGGCGGGCGATCGCCGGCTGGCTGGTGTTCGTGGCGCTGTGTCTGGGCGTCGGCAGTGCCGTCGGCACGAACAGTGCGAAGACGGCGGACTACCGGGTCGGCGAGGCCGGCCGTGCCGAGGCCCTGGCGGCCGAGGCGCATCTGGAGCGCAGGGCCGCCGAGCAGGTGCTGATCTCCTCCCGTTCGGGCGGTGTCCTCGACGAGGGCGCCGCCCGGGCCGCCGCGGACGATCTGACCGAGCGGATGCGGCGGCTGCCCGAAGTGGCCGGTGTGGCCGGCCCGTTGCTCTCCGAGGACCGGCGCGTCCTCATGGTCGAGGTGGCGCTGAAGGGCGAGGAGCGGGACGCGAAGGACAAGGTCGACGCGCTCGTGGCGCAGACCTCGGCGGTGCAGAAGAGCCACCCCGGGCTGCTGCTGGAGGAGACCGGAAGTCCCTCCGTCAGCAAGGGGGTCGACCAGCAGCGCAGTGACGACCTGGCCCTGTCCGAGGCGATCACCCTGCCGGTCACCCTGCTCACGCTGATGGTGGTGTTCGGGTCGGTGACCATGGCCGGGGTGCCGTTGCTGCTGGCGCTGTCGTCGATCGCGGCGGCGGTCGGGCTCTCCATGGTCGTCTCACACGTGTCGCCCGACGCCGGGGTCGGCACGAACGTCATCCTGATGATCGGCCTCGCGGTCGGCGTCGACTACACGCTCTTCTATCTCAAGCGCGAGCGGGAGGAACGGGCCCGCTCCGGCGGGCGGCTCTCCTCCGAGGCCCTCGTGGAGCTGGCCGCCGCGACCTCGGGCCGGGCGGTCGTGGTCTCCGGGCTCGCGGTGGTCGCCTCCACGGCGACCCTGTACCTGGCCTCCGACGTGATCTTCTCCTCCCTCGCGACCGGCACCATCGTGGTCGTCCTGGTCGCGGTGGCCAGTTCGCTGACGGCCCTGCCCGCGCTGCTCGTCAAGCTGGGGCGGCGGGCGGACCGCCGGGCACTGCGGCGGGCGGAGCGCGGAAAGGCCGTGCGCCGGGTGCGGGGCGGGACGGGCGGCGGCCGGGCGTGGAGTGCTCTGCTGCGACCCGCCGCCCGGCATCCCCTCGCGACCCTGTGCGTCTCGGTCGTCGCGCTCCTCGCCCTCGTCGTCCCGCTGGCCGGACTGAAGATCACGGAGATGAGCCGGGACACACACTCCCGCGACATTCCCGCGATGCAGGTCTACGACCGGCTCAACGAGGCGTTCCCCGAGCAGCGGGTGACCCACCAGGTCGTCGTGCGCGCCGATGCCTCGCGGTCGGCGGAGGTCGGCGACGCCCTGCGCGAGGTGGCCCGGCGCGCCGCGGCCGACCCGCTGTTCACCGACGCCTCGCGGATACGGTCGTCCGCCGACGACCGCACCAGCACCCTCGAACTGAAGGTGCCGTACCTCGGCAACTCTGACGAGGCGTACGACTCCCTGGACCGGCTCCGGGACGACTTCCTGCCCGCGACCGTCGGCCGGATCACCGGCGCAGAGTACGGCGTGAGCGGCGACGTCGCCCGCTACGCCGACTATCCCGCCCACCAGAACGGCAAACTGCCGCTGGTGCTCGGCGCGTTGCTGCTGGTGACGTTCGCGATGACCGTGTACGCCTTCCGTTCGGTGGTGCTCGGACTGCTCGGCGTCGCCCTGAACCTGCTGTCCGCCGCGGCGGCGCTCGGGCTGCTCGTGCTGGTCTTCCAGGGGACGTGGGCCGAGGGGCTGCTGGACTTCCGGTCCAGCGGGTCGATCGGGTCGCGTGTGCCGCTGTTCCTCTTCGTGATCCTCTTCGGTCTTTCGATGGACTACCAGGTGTTCGTGGTGAGCCGGATCCGGGAGGCCGTACTCGAGGGAGTGCCCACGCGGCAGGCCGTGCTCGACGGGATCCGCTCCTCGGCGAGCGTGGTGACCAGCGCGGCGGTGGTGATGACGACCGTGTTCGCCGGCTTCGTCTTCCTGCACATCATCGAGATGAAGCAGATGGGCTTCGTCCTGGCGGCGGCCGTGCTGATCGACGCGTTCGTGGTGCGGATCATGGTGCTGCCGGCCGCGATGCTGCTGCTGGGCGAGGCGAGTTGGTGGCCCTCGCGTCCGGGACGCCGGGCGACGGCCGGCCCGGAGAAAAGGTCGTCCTCCCGTCCGGCGGTCGACGTACGTTGA
- a CDS encoding response regulator transcription factor — protein MTGGPLRVIVVDDHTVMRAGVVALLASETGIEIVGEAGDGRAGLSLVERHEPDVALVDLRMPGLDGVATTTEIVRRFPRTRVLILTTYDTDAEIERAVEAGAIGYLLKDTTREQLADAIHAAARGETVLAPRVAERLVARMRQPAQIPLTARESDVLNAVADGLTNAEIGRRLVIAEATVKTHLLRLFAKLDVNDRTRAVVVAMERGLLHRP, from the coding sequence GTGACCGGCGGACCGCTCCGCGTCATCGTCGTGGACGACCACACCGTCATGCGGGCCGGCGTCGTGGCCCTCCTGGCCTCCGAGACCGGCATCGAGATCGTCGGCGAGGCGGGCGACGGCCGCGCCGGCCTCTCCCTCGTCGAGCGCCACGAGCCCGACGTCGCCCTGGTCGACCTGCGGATGCCGGGGCTGGACGGAGTGGCCACGACGACCGAGATCGTGCGGCGCTTCCCCCGCACCCGGGTGCTGATCCTGACGACGTACGACACCGACGCGGAGATCGAGCGCGCGGTGGAGGCCGGGGCGATCGGCTACCTCCTCAAGGACACCACCCGTGAGCAACTGGCCGACGCGATCCACGCGGCGGCGCGCGGGGAGACGGTGCTGGCACCCCGGGTCGCCGAACGACTGGTCGCCCGCATGCGTCAGCCCGCCCAGATCCCGCTCACCGCCCGGGAGTCGGACGTCCTGAACGCGGTCGCGGACGGCCTGACCAACGCCGAGATCGGCCGCCGCCTCGTCATCGCCGAGGCCACGGTGAAGACGCATCTGCTCCGCCTGTTCGCCAAGCTCGACGTCAACGACCGCACCAGGGCGGTGGTGGTGGCGATGGAACGGGGGCTGTTGCACAGGCCTTGA
- a CDS encoding sensor histidine kinase, with protein sequence MTALAGSTPDAFWATSLRRWNAVCWLLFAVMAVGLVAIDRPGGSKYAALALLGGVVLSYAVLDRFPGNPVIRPHVYLSVLVVALGGLAYLRGNYAALFMVTLPHYWLFGRTPRASMGFLGLATAATLAASVLRQDGWTVEFFTETLVSTVLVVAVGALIGLWAHSVVGQSAERARLITELEETQAELSEAHKRQGAADERERMAREIHDTLAQGFASIIVLAEAARAGLGSDPARSAQQLRSIESTARENLAEARELVGPPQRPGQAAAGSVAQTLRRTLDRFAEDTGLTVDAELADLECDQQTRIALLRCTQESLANVRKHARASTVGVVLTGQPHGVELEITDDGTGFVVESSSGFGLDGMRKRLAELGGRLTVTSSVGDGTRVLALIPQGVQS encoded by the coding sequence ATGACCGCTCTCGCCGGGTCCACTCCCGATGCCTTCTGGGCGACTTCACTGCGCCGCTGGAACGCGGTGTGCTGGTTGCTGTTCGCCGTGATGGCCGTCGGGCTGGTCGCCATCGACCGGCCCGGCGGGAGCAAGTACGCGGCGCTGGCCCTGCTGGGCGGGGTGGTGCTGTCCTACGCGGTCCTGGACCGCTTCCCGGGCAACCCCGTCATACGGCCGCACGTGTACCTGTCGGTGCTGGTGGTCGCGCTGGGCGGGCTGGCGTATCTGCGCGGCAACTACGCGGCGCTGTTCATGGTGACGCTGCCGCACTACTGGTTGTTCGGGCGGACGCCGAGGGCCTCGATGGGGTTCCTGGGGCTCGCCACGGCCGCCACCCTGGCCGCGAGCGTGCTGCGGCAGGACGGCTGGACGGTGGAGTTCTTCACCGAGACGCTCGTGTCCACGGTGCTCGTCGTCGCCGTGGGGGCGCTGATCGGGCTGTGGGCGCACTCGGTGGTCGGGCAGAGTGCCGAACGGGCGAGGCTGATCACCGAACTCGAAGAGACCCAGGCCGAGTTGTCCGAGGCCCACAAGCGTCAGGGCGCGGCGGACGAGCGGGAGCGGATGGCGCGGGAGATCCACGACACCCTCGCGCAGGGCTTCGCCTCGATCATCGTGCTCGCCGAGGCGGCCCGGGCGGGACTCGGCTCCGACCCGGCGCGCAGCGCCCAGCAGTTGCGCTCGATCGAGTCGACGGCCCGGGAGAACCTCGCCGAGGCCCGGGAACTGGTCGGCCCGCCCCAGCGCCCCGGCCAGGCGGCCGCCGGTTCGGTGGCGCAGACCCTCCGCCGGACCCTGGACCGTTTCGCGGAGGACACCGGCCTGACCGTCGACGCCGAGCTGGCGGACCTGGAGTGCGACCAGCAGACCCGGATCGCGCTGCTGCGCTGCACCCAGGAGTCCCTGGCCAACGTGCGCAAGCACGCCCGCGCCTCCACGGTCGGTGTGGTGCTGACCGGGCAGCCGCACGGCGTTGAGCTCGAAATCACCGACGACGGGACCGGGTTCGTGGTGGAGTCGTCGTCGGGCTTCGGCCTGGACGGCATGCGCAAACGGCTGGCGGAGCTGGGCGGGAGACTGACGGTGACGAGTTCGGTGGGCGACGGGACGCGGGTGCTGGCGCTGATACCGCAGGGGGTGCAGTCGTGA
- a CDS encoding signal peptide protein, giving the protein MSLSKDSRLKVAILAALVAVTGLATAGPALATTPAVTAAVTVTAHQAQEPALPTDFVDLPMSPLRADAPQEFTVTYRNTTSTPTTVAPQLLVTSPDTGPFLAPSDVKVERRTGHGCWVAVRLASQTGTLFTDLVGAQRALGAGETLEERYRVTALNPQAVGTVEPRVALYG; this is encoded by the coding sequence GTGTCGTTGTCGAAAGACAGTCGTCTCAAAGTCGCCATCCTCGCCGCCCTGGTCGCGGTCACCGGCCTGGCCACGGCCGGACCCGCCCTCGCGACCACGCCGGCGGTCACCGCCGCCGTGACCGTCACGGCTCACCAGGCGCAGGAGCCCGCCCTGCCCACCGACTTCGTGGACCTGCCCATGAGCCCCCTGCGGGCCGACGCCCCGCAGGAGTTCACCGTCACGTACCGCAACACCACGTCGACGCCCACGACCGTCGCCCCGCAACTCCTGGTGACGTCCCCCGACACCGGCCCGTTCCTGGCGCCGTCGGACGTCAAGGTGGAGCGGCGCACGGGGCATGGCTGCTGGGTGGCCGTGCGGCTGGCCAGCCAGACCGGGACGCTGTTCACGGATCTCGTCGGTGCGCAGCGGGCGTTGGGGGCGGGGGAGACGCTCGAGGAGCGGTACCGGGTGACGGCCCTGAATCCACAGGCCGTGGGGACGGTGGAGCCGAGGGTGGCCTTGTACGGCTGA